In the genome of Triticum urartu cultivar G1812 chromosome 5, Tu2.1, whole genome shotgun sequence, one region contains:
- the LOC125510731 gene encoding 5'-nucleotidase domain-containing protein 4 isoform X1 codes for MLSRRPLAAALRLAPLSPPLLLFFASSSSSCSSPTASASAPRGCSALRMDSGAVEPASTGAIWSTPSVEPRSISIGKQIFCNRSLNMRNITAVGFDMDYTLAQYKPETFEALAYHGTIEKLVKDLNYPEELLTWQFDWKYMVRGLVLDKKRGNILKMDRHKYVKVAYHGFREMSKEEKVAAYGSTLIRDSFDEPDYALIDTLFSLGEAYLFAQLVDFMDSNPAKVPSGTDYAHMYRDVRSAVDLCHRDGTLKRMVAKEPSRYINEDLAIVPMLQMLRKSGRSTFLVTNSLWDYTDVVMNYLCGPYMSDVSSSHNHKWLEYFDVVITGSSKPSFFHDDNRTGLFEVEPDSGKLLNADLQIGSPRSSQHQPKPIHKVYQGGNVGHLHRLLSVASSSQILYVGDHIYGDILRSKKVLGWRTMLVIPELEQEVKLQSESKSTRKELRHLRMERDSVEDTIHRLEWSLQFEDLTENEKGKLLSEHDNLLQKLKGIRCLLRDAQMQHHQKFHKVWGQLMKTGYQNSRFAHQVERFACLYCSQVTDFGLYSPNKYYRPSEDYMPHEFDVLGL; via the exons ATGCTCTCCAGGAGGCCGctcgccgccgccctacgcctcGCGCCCCTCTCGCCTCCGCTCCTCCTCttcttcgcctcctcctcctcctcgtgcTCCTCCCCCACCGCTTCGGCCTCGGCCCCCAGAG GCTGCAGTGCTCTAAGGATGGATAGCGGCGCTGTGGAACCAGCTTCAACCGGGGCAATCTGGTCAACGCCGTCGGTGGAGCCGAGAAGCATTTCCATCGGGAAGCAGATATTCTGCAACAGGTCTCTCAACATGAGGAACATCACCGCAGTAGGATTTGATATGGACTACACTCTTGCGCAGTACAAACCTGAGACATTCGAGGCCCTTGCTTACCATGGCACCATTGAGAAGCTCGTGAAGGATCTCAACTACCCTGAGGAG CtgttgacatggcaatttgacTGGAAGTATATGGTCAGAGGACTAGTTCTTGATAAGAAAAGAGGAAATATCTTGAAG ATGGACCGGCACAAGTATGTAAAAGTTGCATACCATGGATTTAGGGAGATGTCGAAGGAAGAAAAAGTTGCTGCTTATGGGAGTACATTGATAAGGGATTCCTTCGATGAACCTGATTATGCCCTTATAGATACACTTTTCTCACTGGGTGAAGCCTATCTGTTTGCTCAGCTTGTTGATTTCATGGACAGCAATCCTGCAAAAGTACCTTCAGGCACTGA CTATGCGCATATGTATAGAGATGTGAGGTCTGCGGTTGATCTGTGTCATCGTGATGGAACTTTAAAACGAATGGTTGCAAAGGAACCTAGCAG GTATATCAATGAAGACTTGGCAATTGTGCCGATGCTTCAAATGCTTAGAAAATCTGGACGCTCCACATTCTTGGTGACAAACAG TTTATGGGACTACACTGATGTTGTCATGAACTACCTATGTGGGCCATATATGTCAGATGTAAGCTCAAGTCACAACCACAAGTGGCTTGAGTATTTTGATGTTGTTATAACAGGCAG TTCAAAGCCAAGCTTTTTTCATGATGATAACCGAACAGGATTGTTTGAAGTTGAGCCTGATTCTGGGAAACTTCTAAATGCTGATCTTCAG ATTGGAAGCCCAAGATCAAGTCAACATCAGCCAAAACCAATTCACAAAGTTTACCAG GGAGGCAATGTTGGTCATCTTCACAGACTACTTTCTGTTGCTTCTAGTTCGCAG ATCCTCTATGTTGGTGATCACATATATGGAGACATACTCCGCAGCAAGAAAGTTCTAG GTTGGCGGACTATGCTGGTAATACCTGAGCTGGAGCAAGAGGTGAAGCTTCAATCAGAATCAAAGTCTACTCGAAAG GAGCTTAGACACCTTAGAATGGAGCGTGATTCAGTTGAAGACACGATCCATCGCCTTGAATGGTCTCTTCA ATTTGAAGATCTTACAGAGAATGAGAAGGGAAAGTTGTTATCTGAGCATGATAATCTACTG CAAAAGCTGAAGGGTATCCGCTGCCTTCTCCGAGATGCTCAGATGCAACATCACCAGAAG TTTCACAAGGTGTGGGGACAGCTTATGAAGACTGGGTACCAAAACTCTCGGTTTGCTCACCAG GTCGAGAGATTTGCGTGCCTATACTGCAGCCAAGTTACAGACTTTGGGTTGTATTCTCCCAACAAGTATTACCGTCCAAGCGAAGATTACATGCCCCATGAGTTCGATGTGCTTGGCCTGTAG
- the LOC125510731 gene encoding 5'-nucleotidase domain-containing protein 4 isoform X3 codes for MLSRRPLAAALRLAPLSPPLLLFFASSSSSCSSPTASASAPRGCSALRMDSGAVEPASTGAIWSTPSVEPRSISIGKQIFCNRSLNMRNITAVGFDMDYTLAQYKPETFEALAYHGTIEKLVKDLNYPEELLTWQFDWKYMVRGLVLDKKRGNILKMDRHKYVKVAYHGFREMSKEEKVAAYGSTLIRDSFDEPDYALIDTLFSLGEAYLFAQLVDFMDSNPAKVPSGTDYAHMYRDVRSAVDLCHRDGTLKRMVAKEPSRYINEDLAIVPMLQMLRKSGRSTFLVTNSLWDYTDVVMNYLCGPYMSDVSSSHNHKWLEYFDVVITGSSKPSFFHDDNRTGLFEVEPDSGKLLNADLQIGSPRSSQHQPKPIHKVYQGGNVGHLHRLLSVASSSQILYVGDHIYGDILRSKKVLGWRTMLVIPELEQEVKLQSESKSTRKELRHLRMERDSVEDTIHRLEWSLQRYMRVHTAAECELLCFIVGRLEMNHSFVASTQQLRR; via the exons ATGCTCTCCAGGAGGCCGctcgccgccgccctacgcctcGCGCCCCTCTCGCCTCCGCTCCTCCTCttcttcgcctcctcctcctcctcgtgcTCCTCCCCCACCGCTTCGGCCTCGGCCCCCAGAG GCTGCAGTGCTCTAAGGATGGATAGCGGCGCTGTGGAACCAGCTTCAACCGGGGCAATCTGGTCAACGCCGTCGGTGGAGCCGAGAAGCATTTCCATCGGGAAGCAGATATTCTGCAACAGGTCTCTCAACATGAGGAACATCACCGCAGTAGGATTTGATATGGACTACACTCTTGCGCAGTACAAACCTGAGACATTCGAGGCCCTTGCTTACCATGGCACCATTGAGAAGCTCGTGAAGGATCTCAACTACCCTGAGGAG CtgttgacatggcaatttgacTGGAAGTATATGGTCAGAGGACTAGTTCTTGATAAGAAAAGAGGAAATATCTTGAAG ATGGACCGGCACAAGTATGTAAAAGTTGCATACCATGGATTTAGGGAGATGTCGAAGGAAGAAAAAGTTGCTGCTTATGGGAGTACATTGATAAGGGATTCCTTCGATGAACCTGATTATGCCCTTATAGATACACTTTTCTCACTGGGTGAAGCCTATCTGTTTGCTCAGCTTGTTGATTTCATGGACAGCAATCCTGCAAAAGTACCTTCAGGCACTGA CTATGCGCATATGTATAGAGATGTGAGGTCTGCGGTTGATCTGTGTCATCGTGATGGAACTTTAAAACGAATGGTTGCAAAGGAACCTAGCAG GTATATCAATGAAGACTTGGCAATTGTGCCGATGCTTCAAATGCTTAGAAAATCTGGACGCTCCACATTCTTGGTGACAAACAG TTTATGGGACTACACTGATGTTGTCATGAACTACCTATGTGGGCCATATATGTCAGATGTAAGCTCAAGTCACAACCACAAGTGGCTTGAGTATTTTGATGTTGTTATAACAGGCAG TTCAAAGCCAAGCTTTTTTCATGATGATAACCGAACAGGATTGTTTGAAGTTGAGCCTGATTCTGGGAAACTTCTAAATGCTGATCTTCAG ATTGGAAGCCCAAGATCAAGTCAACATCAGCCAAAACCAATTCACAAAGTTTACCAG GGAGGCAATGTTGGTCATCTTCACAGACTACTTTCTGTTGCTTCTAGTTCGCAG ATCCTCTATGTTGGTGATCACATATATGGAGACATACTCCGCAGCAAGAAAGTTCTAG GTTGGCGGACTATGCTGGTAATACCTGAGCTGGAGCAAGAGGTGAAGCTTCAATCAGAATCAAAGTCTACTCGAAAG GAGCTTAGACACCTTAGAATGGAGCGTGATTCAGTTGAAGACACGATCCATCGCCTTGAATGGTCTCTTCA GAGATATATGCGGGTGCATACTGCTGCTGAATGTGAACTACTTTGTTTCATAGTTGGCCGTCTTGAGATGAACCACAGTTTCGTCGCGAGCACGCAACAGCTTCGCCGCTGA
- the LOC125510731 gene encoding 5'-nucleotidase domain-containing protein 4 isoform X2: MLSRRPLAAALRLAPLSPPLLLFFASSSSSCSSPTASASAPRGCSALRMDSGAVEPASTGAIWSTPSVEPRSISIGKQIFCNRSLNMRNITAVGFDMDYTLAQYKPETFEALAYHGTIEKLVKDLNYPEELLTWQFDWKYMVRGLVLDKKRGNILKMDRHKYVKVAYHGFREMSKEEKVAAYGSTLIRDSFDEPDYALIDTLFSLGEAYLFAQLVDFMDSNPAKVPSGTDYAHMYRDVRSAVDLCHRDGTLKRMVAKEPSRYINEDLAIVPMLQMLRKSGRSTFLVTNSLWDYTDVVMNYLCGPYMSDVSSSHNHKWLEYFDVVITGSSKPSFFHDDNRTGLFEVEPDSGKLLNADLQIGSPRSSQHQPKPIHKVYQGGNVGHLHRLLSVASSSQILYVGDHIYGDILRSKKVLGWRTMLVIPELEQEVKLQSESKSTRKELRHLRMERDSVEDTIHRLEWSLQCEAHGCASCRRYMRVHTAAECELLCFIVGRLEMNHSFVASTQQLRR; encoded by the exons ATGCTCTCCAGGAGGCCGctcgccgccgccctacgcctcGCGCCCCTCTCGCCTCCGCTCCTCCTCttcttcgcctcctcctcctcctcgtgcTCCTCCCCCACCGCTTCGGCCTCGGCCCCCAGAG GCTGCAGTGCTCTAAGGATGGATAGCGGCGCTGTGGAACCAGCTTCAACCGGGGCAATCTGGTCAACGCCGTCGGTGGAGCCGAGAAGCATTTCCATCGGGAAGCAGATATTCTGCAACAGGTCTCTCAACATGAGGAACATCACCGCAGTAGGATTTGATATGGACTACACTCTTGCGCAGTACAAACCTGAGACATTCGAGGCCCTTGCTTACCATGGCACCATTGAGAAGCTCGTGAAGGATCTCAACTACCCTGAGGAG CtgttgacatggcaatttgacTGGAAGTATATGGTCAGAGGACTAGTTCTTGATAAGAAAAGAGGAAATATCTTGAAG ATGGACCGGCACAAGTATGTAAAAGTTGCATACCATGGATTTAGGGAGATGTCGAAGGAAGAAAAAGTTGCTGCTTATGGGAGTACATTGATAAGGGATTCCTTCGATGAACCTGATTATGCCCTTATAGATACACTTTTCTCACTGGGTGAAGCCTATCTGTTTGCTCAGCTTGTTGATTTCATGGACAGCAATCCTGCAAAAGTACCTTCAGGCACTGA CTATGCGCATATGTATAGAGATGTGAGGTCTGCGGTTGATCTGTGTCATCGTGATGGAACTTTAAAACGAATGGTTGCAAAGGAACCTAGCAG GTATATCAATGAAGACTTGGCAATTGTGCCGATGCTTCAAATGCTTAGAAAATCTGGACGCTCCACATTCTTGGTGACAAACAG TTTATGGGACTACACTGATGTTGTCATGAACTACCTATGTGGGCCATATATGTCAGATGTAAGCTCAAGTCACAACCACAAGTGGCTTGAGTATTTTGATGTTGTTATAACAGGCAG TTCAAAGCCAAGCTTTTTTCATGATGATAACCGAACAGGATTGTTTGAAGTTGAGCCTGATTCTGGGAAACTTCTAAATGCTGATCTTCAG ATTGGAAGCCCAAGATCAAGTCAACATCAGCCAAAACCAATTCACAAAGTTTACCAG GGAGGCAATGTTGGTCATCTTCACAGACTACTTTCTGTTGCTTCTAGTTCGCAG ATCCTCTATGTTGGTGATCACATATATGGAGACATACTCCGCAGCAAGAAAGTTCTAG GTTGGCGGACTATGCTGGTAATACCTGAGCTGGAGCAAGAGGTGAAGCTTCAATCAGAATCAAAGTCTACTCGAAAG GAGCTTAGACACCTTAGAATGGAGCGTGATTCAGTTGAAGACACGATCCATCGCCTTGAATGGTCTCTTCA ATGCGAAGCTCATGGTTGTGCAAGTTGCAGGAGATATATGCGGGTGCATACTGCTGCTGAATGTGAACTACTTTGTTTCATAGTTGGCCGTCTTGAGATGAACCACAGTTTCGTCGCGAGCACGCAACAGCTTCGCCGCTGA